In Paramisgurnus dabryanus chromosome 7, PD_genome_1.1, whole genome shotgun sequence, the following are encoded in one genomic region:
- the hemk1 gene encoding MTRF1L release factor glutamine methyltransferase yields MTSKSIRVFSHIIKGHRGASQLRSFVRCSSCAAEGAVVPPSHSSITAEQAVKLWTQCFTLQGISEPLLSSQYIIAHALGRKTLDAVDRRRLRDPLTDRERDKVWKLCSKRLTSMPVQYVIEEWDFRDLTLKMTPPVFIPRPETEELVGLVLEDLRLMHGESYGTDLRCLEVGCGSGAVSLSLLHSIPHLRVLALDQSQAAVCLTSENASRLGLQDRLEVQHLDVMGDADAILNKCGPIHFLVSNPPYLLRKDMQSLQTEILQFEDHAALDGGSDGLSVIRSILTLASQLLIERGRVYLEVAPCHPPIIRQLIEERMPELIYLETRCDFTNRPRFCILQRKGKDD; encoded by the exons ATGACATCTAAATCCATTAGGGTTTTCAGCCATATAATCAAGGGACACAGGGGAGCTTCACAACTGAGA AGTTTTGTAAGGTGTTCATCATGTGCAGCAGAGGGCGCTGTTGTTCCTCCATCACACTCCAGCATCACAGCAGAGCAGGCAGTCAAACTGTGGACCCAATGCTTCACACTGCAGGGCATCTCTGAGCCTCTCCTCTCCAGTCAGTACATAATAGCTCATGCACTTGGCAGAAAAACG CTCGATGCTGTGGACAGAAGGCGGCTAAGAGATCCActcacagacagagagagagacaaagtgTGGAAACTTTGCTCCAAACGTCTAACAAG TATGCCAGTTCAGTATGTGATTGAAGAGTGGGACTTCAGAGATCTTACCCTAAAGATGACACCCCCAGTGTTCATACCCCGTCCAGAGACAGAG GAGCTGGTTGGTCTTGTTTTGGAGGACCTCAGGTTAATGCATGGGGAGTCATACGGGACTGATTTACGATGTCTGGAGGTGGGCTGTGGATCTGGGGCCGTCTCTCTCAGTTTACTGCACAGCATTCCACAT CTCAGGGTGCTTGCATTGGACCAGAGTCAGGCAGCAGTTTGTCTTACGTCGGAAAATGCAAGCCG ATTGGGTCTACAGGACAGACTTGAAGTTCAGCATTTGGATGTGATGGGCG ATGCAGATGCGATACTGAACAAATGTGGCCCCATCCATTTTCTAGTCAGCAACCCCCCCTACCTGCTCCGTAAAGACATGCAGTCATTACAAACTGAGATACTTCA GTTCGAAGACCACGCTGCGTTGGACGGAGGTTCGGATGGCTTGTCTGTGATTCGCTCGATTCTGACTTTAGCCTCTCAGCTTTTAATAGAGAGAGG GCGTGTTTACCTTGAAGTTGCCCCATGCCATCCTCCAATCATTCGGCAGCTTATAGAGGAGAGGATGCCAGAGTTGATTTATCTGGAAACCCGGTGTGACTTCACCAATAG GCCACGATTCTGTATTTTACAGAGAAAAGGAAAGGATGACTGA
- the cisha gene encoding cytokine-inducible SH2-containing protein, with protein sequence MILCVQGPRTRLPDSFFAEVPFSSSRCIHAPARWEPKKDLISIYNNFSYLEASGWYWGAISASEAHAVLQGASEGTFLVRDSSHPLYMLTLSVKTGRGPTNVRIEYTLGRFCLDSSSPIKSRLQSFPDIPSLVQHYVGSKSEKQEEKPEEINNPAPSSTPKECAVLLKLKRPIHCPQAFPSLQHLTRLVINKHTTCTKSLPLPKPLLRYIQDYPFQL encoded by the exons ATGATTCTGTGCGTCCAAGG CCCAAGGACTCGTTTGCCCGATAGCTTCTTTGCTGAGGTGCCCTTCTCATCTTCCCGGTGCATTCACGCTCCTGCACGGTGGGAACCTAAAAAGGATTTGATATCCATCTACAACAATTTCTCCTATTTGGAAGCCTCAG GTTGGTACTGGGGTGCCATTTCTGCTAGCGAGGCCCACGCCGTCCTACAGGGGGCATCTGAGGGGACTTTTCTGGTGCGGGACAGCAGTCACCCCCTCTATATGTTGACACTGTCTGTTAAAACTGGCCGCGGACCCACCAACGTTCGCATCGAGTACACCCTCGGACGTTTCTGTCTGGACTCCAGTTCACCCATCAAATCTCGCCTGCAGTCTTTTCCTGATATACCCAGCCTTGTACAGCACTACGTGGGCTCCAAGAGCGAAAAGCAGGAGGAAAAACCTGAAGAGATCAACAATCCCGCACCTTCATCAACACCCAAGGAATGTGCCGTGCTGTTGAAACTCAAAAGACCAATCCACTGTCCTCAAGCGTTTCCTTCTTTGCAACATCTTACACGATTGGTTATTAACAAACACACAACGTGCACAAAGAGCTTGCCTTTACCGAAACCCTTACTTCGGTATATACAGGATTACCCTTTCCAGCTCTGA
- the twf2 gene encoding twinfilin-2: MFLVLVVTEELREFLARARSGFGRLIQVLIKDEQLVLGAYREPRQSWDKDYDHFLLPLLCPHEPCYILYRLDSKNAQGYEWLFISWSPDQSPVRQKMLYAATRATVKKEFGGGHVKDEMFGTVEEDVCFQGYLRHITSCSAPAPLTAAEQELQRIKITEVKTEISVDPKHQTLQGLAFPLKAEAKRALQQLAERRINYIQLKLDTEKETIDLVHTSPTDICDLPRRIPTDTPRYHFFLYKHSHEGEYLESVVFIYSMPGYSCSIKERMLYSSCKSRLLEEVERDFHLEVAKKLEIDSGDELTDQYLYDEVHPKQQTLKQAFAKPRGPAGKRGNKRLIKGSGDS, from the exons ATGTTTCTGGTTCTGGTGGTCACAGAAGAGTTGAGGGAGTTTCTGGCCAGAGCGAGAAGTGGATTTGGCCGCCTCATCCAGGTGTTGATCAAAGACG AGCAGCTGGTGCTGGGTGCATACAGAGAGCCACGTCAGAGTTGGGATAAAGACTATGACCATTTCCTACTTCCCCTGCTGTGCCCTCACGAGCCCTGTTACATTTTATATCGTCTGGACTCTAAAAACGCCCAAGGCTATGAATGGCTCTTTATCTCCTGGTCACCTGACCAGTCTCCA GTCAGACAAAAGATGCTGTATGCAGCCACCCGAGCAACAGTGAAGAAAGAGTTCGGTGGTGGCCACGTCAAAGATGAGATGTTCGGGACAGTCGAG GAAGATGTTTGCTTTCAGGGTTACCTGCGTCACATTACGTCATGTTCAGCACCAGCCCCTCTGACAGCCGCTGAACAGGAGCTACAGCGAATCAAAATCACAGAG GTGAAAACTGAGATCAGCGTGGACCCTAAACATCAAACTCTACAGGGTCTTGCTTTTCCCTTAAAGGCCGAGGCTAAACGTGCCCTACAACAGCTCGCAGAGAGACGGATCAACTACATCCAACTG AAGTTGGACACAGAGAAGGAAACCATTGATTTGGTTCACACCAGCCCGACAGACATCTGCGATCTACCACGCCGGATCCCAACGGATACACCCAGATATCACTTCTTCCTCTACAAACACTCACATGAGGGGGAATACCTGGAGTCTGTCG TGTTCATATACTCCATGCCAGGATACAGCTGCAGTATCAAGGAAAGGATGCTGTATTCTAGCTGCAAAAGTCGACTGCTGGAGGAAGTCGAAAGGGATTTTCACCTCGAGGTGGCTAAAAAG CTGGAGATCGATAGTGGAGATGAACTGACAGACCAGTACCTGTATGATGAGGTCCACCCTAAGCAGCAGACTCTCAAGCAAGCCTTCGCCAAACCCCGCGGGCCTGCTGGGAAAAGAGGAAACAAACGTCTCATTAAGGGAAGTGGAGACAGCTAG